In Pseudomonadota bacterium, a single window of DNA contains:
- a CDS encoding flavin reductase family protein encodes MTVVLQQGYTEKTPTPIDSSLFRRVMGQFPTGVAIVTVERPGAPYLGVTINSLISVSLAPPLILFCAKKTAQAYDIIASASAFSVSILADNQESLALQCAKPGGMELDTALVTGSAAGTECIQEAMHSGGDHTIIVGRVKALHFDSDRQPLVFHRSRFATVTKEKFAEI; translated from the coding sequence CACCAATTGACTCCTCGCTTTTTCGCCGAGTTATGGGACAGTTTCCAACAGGTGTTGCAATTGTTACAGTTGAACGGCCAGGGGCTCCTTACCTTGGAGTAACCATTAATTCTTTGATTTCTGTCTCACTTGCACCTCCCTTGATCCTTTTTTGTGCGAAAAAGACAGCCCAAGCATATGACATCATAGCGAGTGCTTCGGCCTTTTCAGTCTCTATTTTGGCAGACAATCAAGAATCTCTGGCTCTGCAGTGCGCTAAACCCGGAGGGATGGAATTAGACACTGCATTGGTTACAGGATCAGCTGCAGGCACTGAATGTATCCAAGAAGCAATGCACTCAGGTGGGGACCACACCATTATTGTAGGGCGCGTTAAGGCGCTTCATTTCGATTCTGACAGGCAGCCGCTGGTGTTTCACCGTAGTCGGTTTGCAACAGTTACAAAAGAAAAGTTTGCAGAGATCTAG